In one Bosea sp. RAC05 genomic region, the following are encoded:
- the glpK gene encoding glycerol kinase GlpK: MAAARHLLAIDQGTTSSRALVFDSGLGLVASAQREFAQHFPASGWVEHEPEDIWESVLATCREAIAKAGLAAADIAAIGITNQRETTLVWDRKTGRAIHRAIVWQDRRTAPACAALVAAGHEGLVAARTGLRIDPYFSATKIAWLLDNVPGARRRAEAGELAFGTVDSFLLWRLTGGAVHATDATNASRSLIFDIHRGVWDEELLALFDIPASLLPQVRDCAGLFGQTDPALLGAAIPVRGIAGDQQAATIGQACFAPGMVKSTYGTGCFALLNTGEAPVASQHRLLSTVAYQLEGRRTYALEGSIFIAGAAVQWLRDGLGLIKEASETGPLARAADPAQEVYLVPAFVGLGAPHWDAEARGAIFGLTRNSGPREFAKAALEAVCYQTLDLIEAMHADWGQSAGGAGEGTRSVLRVDGGMAASDWTMQRLADLLDLPVDRPSLRETTALGAAYLAGLDAGLLPEPDRFADLWRLERRFTPGMADSERRRKIAGWRDAVRRTLSDP, translated from the coding sequence ATGGCCGCCGCACGCCATCTCCTCGCGATCGACCAGGGCACGACCTCGTCGCGTGCGCTCGTCTTCGATTCGGGCCTCGGGCTCGTCGCCAGCGCGCAGCGCGAGTTCGCCCAGCACTTTCCGGCCTCCGGCTGGGTCGAGCACGAGCCGGAGGACATCTGGGAAAGCGTGCTGGCGACCTGCCGCGAGGCGATCGCGAAGGCCGGGCTGGCCGCCGCCGACATCGCTGCGATCGGCATCACCAACCAGCGCGAGACGACGCTGGTCTGGGACCGAAAGACCGGCCGTGCCATCCACCGCGCCATCGTCTGGCAGGACCGCCGCACGGCGCCGGCCTGCGCGGCGCTCGTCGCGGCCGGCCATGAGGGGCTGGTCGCGGCCCGCACGGGCCTGCGCATCGACCCTTATTTCTCGGCGACCAAGATCGCCTGGCTGCTCGACAATGTGCCGGGCGCCCGGCGCCGGGCGGAAGCCGGCGAACTCGCCTTCGGCACGGTCGACAGCTTCCTGCTCTGGCGCCTGACCGGCGGAGCCGTGCATGCGACGGACGCGACCAACGCCTCGCGCAGCCTGATCTTCGACATCCATCGCGGCGTCTGGGACGAGGAGCTGCTGGCGCTGTTCGATATCCCGGCCTCGCTGCTGCCGCAGGTGAGGGACTGCGCCGGGCTGTTTGGGCAGACCGACCCGGCGCTGCTGGGCGCCGCCATCCCCGTGCGCGGCATCGCCGGCGACCAGCAGGCGGCGACGATCGGCCAGGCCTGTTTCGCGCCGGGCATGGTGAAGTCGACCTATGGCACGGGCTGCTTCGCGCTGCTCAACACCGGCGAGGCGCCGGTCGCCTCGCAGCACCGGCTGCTCAGCACGGTCGCCTATCAGCTGGAGGGCCGGCGGACCTATGCGCTGGAGGGCTCGATCTTCATCGCGGGCGCGGCGGTGCAATGGCTGCGCGACGGGCTCGGCCTGATCAAGGAGGCGAGCGAAACCGGCCCGCTGGCGCGCGCCGCCGATCCGGCGCAGGAGGTCTATTTGGTGCCGGCCTTCGTCGGGCTCGGCGCGCCGCATTGGGACGCCGAGGCGCGCGGCGCGATCTTCGGGCTGACCCGCAACAGCGGTCCGCGCGAATTCGCCAAGGCGGCGCTGGAGGCCGTCTGCTACCAGACGCTCGACCTGATCGAAGCGATGCATGCCGACTGGGGACAGAGCGCGGGCGGCGCCGGGGAAGGGACCCGCTCGGTGCTGCGCGTCGATGGCGGCATGGCGGCCTCGGACTGGACGATGCAGCGCCTGGCCGACCTGCTCGACCTGCCGGTCGACCGGCCGAGCCTGCGCGAGACGACGGCGCTGGGGGCGGCCTATCTCGCCGGGCTCGACGCGGGGCTGCTGCCCGAGCCGGACCGCTTCGCCGATCTCTGGCGCCTGGAACGCCGCTTCACGCCCGGCATGGCCGACAGCGAGCGCCGCCGCAAGATCGCGGGCTGGCGCGACGCGGTGCGGCGGACGCTGAGCGACCCTTGA
- a CDS encoding ABC transporter ATP-binding protein: MSAILTLDAVSVSLPRNADRPHAMSEVSLSLSANEILCVVGESGSGKSMTANAVMRLLPPGVALDGGRILFEGRDLAGLTEPQMRKVRGAGIAMIFQEPMTALNPLRSIGDQIGEMFQLHTDLGKAQIRDKVQALLDEVRIPDPVAAAKAYPHELSGGQRQRAMIAMALALDPRVLIADEPTTALDVTTQAQILELIRDLQKRKGTAVLFITHDFGVVAEIADRVAVMSQGRVVEQGTAAEVLGNPQHPYTKQLIAAVPPLKAPAPRELATETILAVEHVSKTYRSGGFLGRGQRVTHAVKDVSLVLPKGATLGIVGESGSGKSTLARCLVRLIDPESGAIRIGGTDIASLSKSELRAETRHIQMVFQDPFASLNPRRKAGDAVAQGLIVHGTPRAEARARARELFALVGLDPAATERYPHEFSGGQRQRIGLARALALEPRVLVADEPVSALDVSVQAQVLKLLADLRQRLGLSIVFITHDLRVAAQVCDLVAVMKNGEVVEAGPIGQVFGAPQHAYTQALLAAIPGRDFGVRSHAAAG, from the coding sequence ATGAGCGCCATCCTCACCCTCGACGCGGTCAGCGTCAGCCTGCCCCGGAATGCCGACCGCCCCCATGCGATGAGCGAGGTCTCGCTGTCGCTCTCCGCCAACGAGATTCTCTGCGTCGTCGGCGAATCCGGCTCCGGCAAGTCGATGACGGCCAATGCCGTGATGCGTCTCCTGCCGCCCGGCGTCGCCCTCGATGGCGGGCGCATCCTGTTCGAGGGGCGCGATCTCGCGGGCCTCACCGAGCCGCAGATGCGCAAGGTCCGCGGCGCCGGCATCGCGATGATCTTCCAGGAGCCGATGACGGCGCTGAACCCGCTGCGCTCCATCGGCGACCAGATCGGCGAGATGTTCCAGCTCCACACCGATCTCGGCAAGGCGCAGATCCGGGACAAGGTCCAGGCCCTGCTCGACGAGGTGCGGATCCCCGATCCCGTCGCGGCCGCAAAAGCCTATCCGCACGAGCTCTCCGGCGGCCAGCGCCAGCGCGCCATGATCGCCATGGCGCTGGCGCTCGATCCGAGGGTGCTGATCGCCGACGAGCCGACGACGGCGCTCGACGTCACCACCCAGGCCCAGATCCTCGAACTGATCCGCGACCTCCAGAAGCGCAAGGGCACCGCCGTCCTGTTCATCACCCATGATTTCGGCGTCGTCGCCGAGATCGCCGACCGCGTCGCGGTGATGAGCCAGGGCCGCGTCGTCGAGCAGGGCACGGCGGCAGAGGTGCTCGGCAATCCCCAGCACCCCTATACGAAGCAGCTCATCGCGGCCGTCCCGCCGCTGAAAGCCCCTGCACCCCGCGAACTCGCGACCGAGACGATTCTCGCGGTCGAGCACGTCTCCAAGACCTATCGCAGCGGCGGCTTCCTCGGCCGCGGCCAGCGCGTCACCCATGCGGTCAAGGATGTGTCGCTCGTCCTGCCCAAGGGCGCGACGCTGGGCATCGTCGGCGAATCCGGCTCGGGCAAGTCGACGCTGGCGCGCTGCCTGGTGCGCCTGATCGACCCCGAGAGCGGCGCCATCCGCATCGGCGGCACCGATATCGCCAGCCTCTCCAAGTCAGAGCTGCGCGCCGAGACGCGCCATATCCAGATGGTCTTCCAGGACCCCTTCGCCTCGCTCAACCCGCGCCGCAAGGCGGGCGATGCGGTCGCCCAGGGCCTGATCGTCCACGGTACACCCCGCGCCGAGGCGCGGGCGCGGGCGCGCGAACTCTTCGCGCTGGTCGGGCTCGACCCGGCGGCGACCGAGCGCTACCCGCATGAGTTCTCCGGCGGCCAGCGCCAGCGCATCGGCCTGGCGCGCGCGCTCGCCCTGGAGCCGCGCGTGCTGGTCGCCGACGAGCCCGTCTCGGCGCTCGACGTCTCCGTGCAGGCGCAGGTGCTGAAGCTGCTGGCCGACCTGCGCCAGCGCCTCGGCCTCTCGATCGTCTTCATCACCCATGACCTGCGCGTCGCGGCCCAGGTCTGCGATCTCGTGGCGGTGATGAAGAACGGCGAGGTTGTCGAAGCCGGCCCGATCGGGCAGGTCTTCGGCGCGCCGCAGCACGCCTATACCCAGGCCCTCCTCGCTGCGATCCCCGGCCGCGACTTCGGCGTCAGGTCGCACGCCGCAGCCGGGTAG
- a CDS encoding ABC transporter permease produces the protein MSFLKLYFRSPPAVIGLLLLMLVLAMAVSADWLYPRDPLALAGRPLIWPFANPRFLLGTDNSGRDIAAQIFHGARISLLIGLVATLISVVIGITIGAVAGYYGDWVDTVLMRVTEAFQTLPNFILLLVLVAVFGSTITTVTVAIGIVSWPASARLTRAEFLSLRNREFVQAGRTLGLRDARLIFGEILPNALPPVIVYASVVMAIAILLESALAFLKLSDPNVASWGNLIGAGRDVLRVQWYVSAIPGIAILVTVLAVSLVGQGLNDALNPRLKGR, from the coding sequence ATGTCCTTCCTGAAGCTCTATTTCCGCAGCCCGCCGGCGGTGATCGGCCTCCTGCTCCTGATGCTCGTGCTCGCCATGGCGGTCAGCGCCGACTGGCTCTATCCGCGCGATCCCCTGGCGTTGGCGGGGCGGCCGCTGATCTGGCCATTCGCCAATCCCCGCTTCCTGCTCGGCACCGACAATTCCGGCCGCGACATCGCCGCCCAGATCTTCCATGGCGCGCGCATCTCGTTGCTGATCGGCCTCGTCGCGACGCTGATCTCGGTGGTGATCGGAATCACCATCGGCGCCGTCGCCGGCTATTACGGCGACTGGGTCGACACCGTCCTGATGCGCGTCACCGAGGCGTTCCAGACCCTGCCGAACTTCATCCTGCTGCTGGTCCTCGTCGCCGTCTTCGGCTCCACCATCACCACGGTCACGGTCGCGATCGGCATCGTCTCCTGGCCGGCCTCGGCGCGGCTGACGCGGGCCGAGTTCCTGTCCCTGCGCAACCGCGAATTCGTCCAGGCCGGCCGGACGCTGGGCCTGCGCGACGCCAGGCTGATCTTCGGCGAGATCCTGCCCAACGCCCTGCCCCCGGTCATCGTCTACGCCAGCGTCGTCATGGCGATCGCGATCCTGCTCGAAAGCGCGCTCGCCTTCCTCAAGCTGTCGGACCCCAACGTCGCCTCCTGGGGCAATCTGATCGGCGCCGGCCGCGACGTGCTGCGGGTGCAGTGGTACGTCTCCGCCATTCCCGGCATCGCCATCCTGGTCACGGTGCTGGCCGTCTCGCTCGTCGGGCAGGGCCTGAACGACGCGCTGAACCCGAGGCTGAAGGGCCGATGA
- a CDS encoding ABC transporter permease has product MRILTLAGRRLAASIPTLFLILIGVFVLLQFAPGDTVDALMAQMGGGDAETAKQLRQYYGLDVSAWAQLGNYLWRLVRLDLGFSAIYGKPVATVIAERLPATILLMTASLSLAFFFGLIFGVIAARGVNRWPDTLISTLGLVFYAMPTFWFGLMAIVVFSIYLQWLPAGGFEDITVARTGFARTLDIASHLVLPTLTLALFYMAIYLRIMRGSMLEVLTLDFVRTARAKGMDETRVVVRHVLRNALLPMVTLIGLQAGTMLGGSVVVESVFSLPGLGRLAYESVIQRDLNTLLGIVFVSALLVITVNFIVDLLYARLDPRITTGS; this is encoded by the coding sequence ATGCGCATCCTGACCCTCGCGGGGCGGCGTCTGGCCGCCTCGATCCCGACGCTGTTCCTGATCCTGATCGGGGTCTTCGTCCTGCTGCAGTTCGCGCCGGGCGACACGGTCGATGCGCTGATGGCGCAGATGGGCGGCGGCGACGCCGAGACCGCCAAGCAGCTGCGCCAGTACTACGGGCTCGACGTCTCGGCCTGGGCCCAGCTCGGCAACTACCTCTGGCGGCTGGTGCGGCTCGACCTCGGCTTCTCGGCGATCTACGGCAAGCCGGTCGCGACCGTCATTGCCGAGCGCCTGCCGGCGACGATCCTGCTGATGACGGCGTCGCTCTCGCTCGCCTTCTTCTTCGGCCTGATCTTCGGCGTCATCGCCGCGCGCGGCGTCAACCGCTGGCCCGACACGCTGATCTCAACGCTCGGCCTCGTCTTTTACGCCATGCCGACTTTCTGGTTCGGGCTGATGGCGATCGTCGTCTTCTCGATCTACCTGCAATGGCTGCCGGCCGGCGGCTTCGAGGACATCACGGTGGCCCGAACCGGCTTCGCGCGCACGCTCGACATCGCCAGCCATCTCGTCCTGCCGACGCTGACGCTCGCGCTGTTCTACATGGCGATCTATCTGCGCATCATGCGCGGCTCGATGCTGGAGGTGCTGACGCTCGACTTCGTCCGCACCGCCCGCGCCAAGGGCATGGACGAGACCCGCGTCGTCGTCCGCCACGTCCTGCGCAACGCGCTGCTGCCAATGGTGACGCTGATCGGCCTGCAGGCCGGCACGATGCTGGGCGGCTCGGTCGTGGTCGAGAGCGTCTTCTCCCTGCCGGGGCTCGGCCGCCTCGCCTATGAATCGGTGATCCAGCGCGATCTCAACACGCTGCTCGGCATCGTCTTCGTCTCGGCGCTGCTCGTCATCACCGTCAATTTCATCGTCGACCTGCTCTACGCCCGGCTCGACCCGCGCATCACGACGGGGAGCTGA